Proteins found in one Lycium ferocissimum isolate CSIRO_LF1 chromosome 6, AGI_CSIRO_Lferr_CH_V1, whole genome shotgun sequence genomic segment:
- the LOC132061438 gene encoding uncharacterized protein LOC132061438, translating to MWEVEVGNASWIVRKILKGKQYLQAAGFQEQDLMQMDTFSIKKIYMQLRGSFPKVPWRKVVCNNYGSAKWIFILRLIICSKILTRDRLVKWSITKDTSYPLCNTGVESVEHLFFSCVISANIWSRILAWQGIKRTTGSWCQELAWALQSYKGNSATAEVYRICLAGTTYYIWQERNARVFQKKQRSVDSIVKQIVQDVHCRGIVSAKLKRKLDRMNFYP from the coding sequence ATGTGGGAAGTAGAAGTTGGCAATGCTTCATGGATTGTGAGGAAgattttgaagggaaaacaATATCTCCAAGCTGCTGGATTTCAGGAACAAGATCTTATGCAGATGGACACTTTCTcaatcaagaaaatttatatgcAGCTAAGAGGATCCTTTCCAAAGGTCCCGTGGAGGAAGGTGGTATGCAACAACTATGGATCTGCTAAATGGATCTTTATACTTAGATTGATCATTTGCAGCAAAATTTTGACAAGGGATAGATTGGTGAAATGGAGCATCACAAAAGATACGAGCTACCCATTGTGTAATACAGGGGTGGAGAGTGTGGAACATCTATTCTTCAGCTGTGTGATATCAGCTAACATTTGGAGTAGGATTTTGGCATGGCAAGGTATTAAAAGAACTACTGGAAGTTGGTGTCAAGAGCTGGCATGGGCCCTGCAATCATACAAAGGAAACAGTGCAACAGCGGAAGTATATAGGATATGTTTGGCAGGAACTACTTACTATATATGGCAAGAAAGAAATGCCAGGGTCTTTCAGAAGAAGCAAAGAAGTGTTGATAGCATTGTGAAGCAAATCGTCCAGGATGTTCACTGTCGAGGAATCGTAAGTGCAAAGTTGAAGAGGAAGCTAGATAGAATGAATTTCTACCCTTAG